The following are encoded in a window of Pseudobdellovibrionaceae bacterium genomic DNA:
- a CDS encoding OmpA family protein → MKYLVNALLLSLVSTAHANVVGVDTQNFNPTTSGLDFVTVQSSETLSPGVVNFGLFFNYAINTLPNYTDTTNQSRTQARDKLLSSDINVGIGLLPRWDIGISFPAVLSQQVEDNVFKGVFEKTGLTDIRINTKFQTSGDKEGGTALIATLELPQVENNPFGGSGSNPTLNLEFAADTTYKKVALGLNLGYRIRQPGDPIPQVPIAPVDDQYIASVAGSYLFESIDTKLITEIFGSQPVKKTATQSDRDLTTAEWLVGFKHDWTSSLALHGGVGTELLHGSFTPDWRIYAGLNWAVGPVWGQGANEERMSVPVPVDNRRSDEDVLSGPSSATTMTDVATVKSADGAFLDARSPENKELFVVLNINFATDSSKIPLEFRQYLEKFTNYLKKPPMYKRIVISGHTDSVGNDDYNLGLSRRRALTVKRAFVEVFGLDASKIQVEGFGETRPVADNGNYQGRAQNRRVEFYIER, encoded by the coding sequence ATGAAATATCTCGTGAACGCGCTTCTCTTGTCTTTGGTGTCCACGGCCCACGCGAATGTCGTCGGCGTCGATACCCAGAACTTCAACCCCACGACAAGCGGTTTGGACTTCGTGACCGTGCAAAGTTCCGAGACTTTGTCCCCGGGGGTCGTGAACTTCGGGCTTTTCTTCAACTACGCGATCAATACGCTGCCGAACTATACGGACACCACCAATCAATCGCGGACCCAAGCGCGTGATAAACTTCTGTCGTCGGACATCAACGTCGGGATCGGTCTTTTGCCCCGTTGGGATATCGGGATCAGCTTTCCCGCCGTCCTCAGCCAACAAGTCGAAGACAACGTCTTCAAAGGCGTGTTTGAAAAGACGGGTCTGACCGACATCCGCATCAATACGAAATTCCAAACGAGCGGCGACAAAGAGGGCGGAACGGCCCTGATCGCGACCCTGGAACTTCCGCAGGTCGAGAACAATCCCTTCGGCGGTTCGGGCAGCAATCCGACCCTGAACTTGGAATTCGCGGCGGACACGACCTACAAAAAGGTCGCCCTCGGTTTGAACCTGGGTTACCGCATTCGCCAACCCGGCGATCCCATCCCCCAAGTGCCGATCGCGCCGGTTGACGATCAGTACATCGCCTCGGTCGCCGGCAGTTATCTGTTCGAAAGCATCGACACCAAGCTGATCACCGAAATTTTCGGTTCGCAGCCGGTGAAGAAGACCGCGACGCAATCGGATCGCGATCTGACGACCGCCGAGTGGCTGGTCGGTTTCAAACATGACTGGACTTCGAGCCTGGCGCTGCACGGCGGGGTGGGTACCGAGCTTCTGCACGGATCGTTCACTCCCGACTGGCGGATCTACGCGGGGCTGAACTGGGCGGTCGGCCCGGTGTGGGGACAAGGAGCGAATGAAGAGCGGATGTCCGTGCCCGTTCCCGTCGACAACCGTCGTAGTGACGAAGACGTGTTGAGCGGTCCCTCGTCGGCGACGACGATGACCGACGTCGCGACCGTCAAGTCGGCCGATGGCGCCTTCCTGGATGCGCGCAGTCCCGAGAACAAGGAGCTCTTCGTCGTCCTGAACATCAACTTCGCGACGGATTCGTCGAAGATCCCGCTCGAGTTCCGCCAGTATCTGGAAAAGTTCACGAACTACCTGAAAAAGCCGCCGATGTATAAACGCATCGTGATCAGCGGTCACACCGACTCGGTCGGCAATGACGATTACAACTTGGGCCTGAGCCGCCGTCGCGCCCTGACCGTGAAACGTGCGTTCGTCGAAGTCTTCGGTTTGGATGCGAGCAAGATCCAGGTTGAAGGTTTCGGTGAAACCCGTCCCGTGGCCGACAACGGCAACTACCAAGGTCGCGCGCAAAACCGTCGTGTTGAGTTCTATATCGAGCGTTAG
- a CDS encoding DUF3445 domain-containing protein, with translation MRFGPYVKRWSTDHLDYFPLKEGLPKMAIGLKKLPSPATSKRERIFQIDESFPHYRAAKIEGRLERQSKYYQRREDPPARLIEWMIGRLASENPVDYRWDEATRSLQVGPTGETLAFTADWALEPARTRSPFTYTDAFDAIAMNVAEDLVFMRQNPDGETESRLIHLCVPNDWAAEKAIGQNFDYIHKPIPGIDTIIRRPVQMIQGIIRQADSFERVGAVGFRTEIRLNEHPDFSACVRNRTFSAAEPSLFVRFERQTVTGFPDLGAFLFTIRTYVRNLVDDNGRPEPAEVLAKIFREDFTGQHVNHYSKTFIEANRDQLLKWSDAVTPTDPS, from the coding sequence ATGCGCTTCGGGCCGTACGTGAAACGTTGGTCCACGGACCACCTCGACTATTTCCCTCTGAAAGAGGGGCTGCCGAAAATGGCGATCGGGCTGAAGAAGCTGCCGTCGCCGGCGACCTCGAAGCGTGAGCGCATCTTCCAAATCGACGAAAGCTTTCCGCACTACCGCGCGGCCAAAATCGAAGGCCGCCTGGAGCGGCAGTCCAAATACTATCAACGTCGCGAAGATCCTCCCGCCCGGCTGATCGAGTGGATGATCGGTCGTCTTGCCAGTGAGAACCCCGTGGACTACCGCTGGGACGAGGCGACGCGCAGCCTTCAGGTGGGGCCGACGGGCGAAACCCTCGCGTTCACCGCGGACTGGGCTTTGGAGCCCGCGCGGACGCGCTCGCCGTTCACCTACACCGATGCTTTCGACGCGATCGCCATGAATGTCGCGGAAGACCTCGTGTTCATGCGGCAGAATCCCGACGGCGAGACCGAGTCGCGACTCATTCATTTGTGCGTTCCTAACGACTGGGCGGCCGAAAAGGCCATCGGCCAAAACTTCGACTACATCCACAAACCGATTCCGGGAATCGACACGATCATCCGTCGCCCCGTGCAGATGATCCAGGGGATCATCCGGCAGGCCGACAGCTTCGAGCGTGTCGGGGCGGTGGGCTTCCGCACGGAAATTCGATTGAATGAGCATCCGGATTTTTCCGCGTGCGTGCGCAATCGAACCTTCAGCGCCGCCGAGCCCAGTTTGTTCGTACGTTTCGAACGTCAGACGGTGACGGGCTTCCCGGATCTGGGCGCTTTTTTGTTCACGATCCGCACCTATGTGCGGAACCTCGTCGACGACAACGGTCGTCCCGAACCGGCCGAGGTGCTGGCCAAGATCTTCCGCGAAGACTTCACCGGTCAGCATGTGAATCACTATTCGAAGACCTTCATCGAAGCGAATCGTGACCAACTCCTGAAGTGGTCGGATGCCGTCACGCCAACGGATCCTTCTTGA
- a CDS encoding alkaline phosphatase family protein, whose product MIEATGYYPVMQGVTGPTWTRFTVMRPKAEPLTYRVIAGDGIATGSVRQGTHEFAASDQVVDEINVQGLKGETGLKLQIEKDGKVVDERNFGLRNGRKDVRFAVVSCSDDHYPAEQKVMWSHVLAQKPDFIFAIGDNVYADVEGGKYQGDATPDLLWRRYVQTRSNLLLFRAKNLIPVVALWDDHDYGQNDGDRRYSQQRSSLQIFKSFFPQDVERELFYGGPGAASAFGFGEQRFYFLDGRSFRSPNKDPQICATKKDKKQCEKRPHKDRGRDRLATREPETHFGQQQDQWLTRLLEQGGSDVAWLITGDQWFGAYSPFESFESNQPNDFKKFMARLKERDARVAFISGDRHASEISKIEKSLLGYETIEVVSSPIHAKVYPSNWNDFPNPRQIAATAEAFNYVLIDSRVDNQKWEMKIRNYKLDGPKGPLSLGFEKDFLIERPIAE is encoded by the coding sequence GTGATCGAGGCGACGGGTTATTACCCCGTCATGCAGGGCGTGACCGGGCCGACGTGGACCCGCTTCACGGTCATGCGGCCCAAGGCGGAGCCGCTGACCTACCGGGTGATCGCCGGCGATGGCATCGCGACGGGAAGTGTGCGCCAAGGAACGCATGAGTTCGCGGCTTCGGATCAAGTCGTCGACGAAATCAACGTGCAAGGTTTGAAAGGTGAAACGGGACTGAAGCTGCAGATCGAAAAGGACGGCAAAGTCGTCGACGAGCGGAACTTCGGTTTACGCAACGGTCGCAAGGACGTCCGCTTCGCGGTCGTGAGTTGTAGCGACGATCACTATCCCGCGGAACAAAAGGTCATGTGGTCCCACGTCCTTGCGCAGAAACCCGATTTCATCTTCGCGATCGGCGACAACGTTTACGCCGACGTCGAGGGCGGCAAATATCAAGGCGACGCCACGCCGGATCTTTTGTGGCGCCGTTACGTGCAGACGCGCTCGAACCTTCTGCTCTTCCGCGCGAAGAACCTGATCCCGGTCGTGGCCCTGTGGGACGATCACGACTACGGTCAGAACGATGGCGATCGCCGATATTCGCAGCAGCGGTCTTCGCTGCAGATCTTCAAGTCGTTCTTCCCCCAAGACGTCGAGCGTGAACTTTTCTACGGCGGCCCGGGGGCGGCCTCGGCGTTCGGCTTCGGCGAGCAGCGTTTCTATTTTCTGGACGGTCGCAGCTTCCGCTCGCCGAACAAGGACCCGCAGATCTGCGCGACCAAAAAAGACAAAAAACAGTGCGAGAAAAGACCGCATAAGGATCGCGGTCGCGACCGTTTGGCCACGCGTGAACCCGAAACGCATTTCGGCCAGCAACAAGATCAGTGGCTGACGCGGCTTCTGGAACAAGGCGGGTCCGACGTGGCTTGGTTGATCACCGGGGATCAGTGGTTCGGGGCGTATTCGCCTTTCGAATCTTTCGAGTCCAACCAGCCCAACGATTTCAAAAAATTCATGGCGCGTTTGAAGGAGCGTGACGCGCGCGTCGCCTTCATCAGCGGTGATCGTCACGCTTCGGAGATTTCGAAAATCGAAAAGTCACTACTGGGCTACGAAACCATCGAGGTCGTCAGTTCCCCGATTCACGCGAAAGTGTATCCTTCGAACTGGAATGACTTTCCGAATCCGCGGCAGATCGCGGCCACGGCGGAAGCGTTCAATTACGTTTTGATCGACAGTCGCGTCGACAATCAAAAATGGGAAATGAAAATTCGGAACTACAAACTCGATGGCCCGAAAGGACCGCTCAGTTTGGGGTTCGAGAAGGATTTTCTGATCGAACGGCCGATCGCCGAGTAG